In one Bordetella pertussis 18323 genomic region, the following are encoded:
- a CDS encoding branched-chain amino acid ABC transporter permease, with protein sequence MTDLFGIPIQALLGQLLLGLVNGSFYAMLSLGLAVIFGLLNVINFAHGALYMLGAFVAWMGLSYLGLNYWIMLILAPLVVGLFGILIEKLLLRHLYKLDHLYGLLLTFGLTLLIEGLFRSFYGVSGQPYPTPEALRGATNLGFMVLPNYRAWVVVASITVCLTTWFVIERTRLGALLRAGTENPRLVEAFGVNVPRMITLTYGFGVALAGFAGVLAAPVLQISPLMGSNLIIVVFAVVVIGGMGSIMGAIVTGLGLGVIEGLTKVFWPEASNTVVFIIMAIVLLLRPAGLFGKEK encoded by the coding sequence ATGACAGATCTATTCGGCATACCCATTCAGGCACTGTTGGGGCAGTTGCTGCTGGGGCTGGTCAACGGCTCGTTCTATGCCATGCTCTCGCTGGGGCTGGCCGTGATTTTCGGTCTGTTGAACGTCATCAACTTCGCCCACGGCGCCCTGTACATGCTGGGCGCCTTCGTGGCCTGGATGGGCCTGTCCTATCTGGGGCTCAATTACTGGATCATGCTGATCCTCGCCCCGCTGGTGGTCGGCCTGTTCGGCATCCTGATCGAAAAACTGCTGCTGCGGCACCTGTACAAGCTGGACCACCTGTACGGCCTGCTGCTGACCTTCGGCCTGACGCTGCTCATCGAAGGCTTGTTTCGCAGTTTCTACGGCGTATCCGGCCAGCCGTACCCCACGCCGGAAGCGCTGCGCGGCGCCACCAACCTGGGGTTCATGGTGCTGCCGAACTACCGCGCCTGGGTCGTCGTGGCCTCGATCACGGTGTGCCTGACGACCTGGTTCGTCATCGAACGCACCCGCCTGGGCGCGCTGCTGCGCGCCGGCACCGAGAATCCGCGGCTGGTGGAAGCCTTCGGCGTCAACGTGCCGCGCATGATCACGCTGACCTACGGCTTCGGCGTCGCGCTGGCCGGCTTCGCCGGCGTGCTGGCCGCGCCGGTGCTGCAGATTTCCCCGCTGATGGGCTCCAACCTCATCATCGTGGTGTTCGCCGTCGTGGTGATCGGCGGCATGGGATCGATCATGGGCGCCATCGTGACCGGCCTGGGGCTGGGCGTCATCGAGGGCCTGACCAAGGTGTTCTGGCCCGAAGCGTCCAACACCGTCGTGTTCATCATCATGGCCATCGTGCTGCTGCTGCGCCCCGCCGGCCTGTTCGGGAAAGAGAAATGA
- a CDS encoding branched-chain amino acid ABC transporter permease, with protein sequence MNRQLLGYAAFAIVVGILPYVGVYPIFAMKVMCYALFACAFNLLLGYTGLLSFGHAAFLGSAAYAAGHALKVWGLPTELGLAFGVAVTALLGLAMGALAIRRSGIYFAMITLALAQMVFFFLQAHFTGGEDGLQGVPRGTLLGTIDLRNDLNLYYVVMGIFALGYFVIWRTVHSPFGQVLKGLRENEPRAISLGYDVDRFKLVAFVLSAAIAGLAGATKTLVFVSATLSDATWQMSGLVILMTLIGGLGTLTGPILGAFIVVLLENKVGDFGQMLTRLTGLDWFLRLGESVTIVIGLIFVVCVMAFRRGIVGELVALRERRQART encoded by the coding sequence ATGAATCGACAACTCCTGGGCTACGCCGCGTTCGCCATCGTCGTCGGCATCCTGCCGTACGTGGGCGTGTATCCGATCTTCGCCATGAAGGTCATGTGCTACGCGCTGTTCGCCTGCGCCTTCAACCTGCTGCTGGGCTATACCGGGCTGCTGTCGTTCGGCCACGCCGCCTTCCTGGGCAGCGCCGCCTACGCGGCCGGCCACGCACTGAAGGTATGGGGCCTGCCGACCGAGCTGGGCCTGGCCTTCGGAGTCGCGGTGACGGCCCTGCTGGGGCTGGCCATGGGCGCGCTGGCCATACGCCGCAGCGGCATCTACTTCGCCATGATCACCCTGGCCCTGGCCCAGATGGTGTTCTTCTTCCTGCAGGCCCATTTCACCGGCGGCGAGGATGGCCTGCAGGGCGTGCCGCGCGGCACGCTGCTGGGCACCATAGACCTGCGCAACGACCTGAACCTGTACTACGTGGTCATGGGCATCTTCGCGCTGGGCTATTTCGTGATCTGGCGCACCGTGCACTCGCCGTTCGGCCAGGTGCTCAAGGGGCTGCGCGAGAACGAGCCGCGCGCCATCTCGCTGGGCTATGACGTCGATCGCTTCAAGCTGGTCGCCTTCGTGCTGTCGGCCGCCATCGCCGGCCTGGCCGGCGCCACCAAGACGCTGGTATTCGTCTCGGCCACGCTGTCGGACGCAACCTGGCAAATGTCCGGGCTGGTCATCCTCATGACCCTGATCGGCGGCCTGGGCACGCTGACCGGCCCGATCCTGGGCGCCTTCATCGTCGTGCTGCTGGAGAACAAGGTCGGGGACTTCGGCCAGATGCTCACGCGCCTGACCGGCCTGGACTGGTTCCTGCGCCTGGGCGAGTCGGTCACCATCGTCATCGGGCTGATCTTCGTGGTGTGCGTGATGGCATTCCGGCGCGGCATCGTGGGCGAACTGGTCGCGCTGCGCGAACGCCGGCAGGCGCGCACCTGA
- a CDS encoding ABC transporter substrate-binding protein, with product MHAPRFVRVALAALASVAALTCAPSASACEIDRPVRFSGLNWESNLVMVGIQRFILEKGYGCKTAMEIGETLPMLAALQRGDVDVTPEVWPGQIEGAWKKALASGKVLGVGHVFTAGEGWYVPRYTVERHPDLRQAADLQRYKSTFTDPEDPAKGRIYGCPAGWACGTLNENLLKALQLEHDYNLFAPGSGAAQKAAIMSAYKRKRDIVFYYWTPTALVGALDLVKLQLPAFDQAAYTCMTDPRCAKPVPTEFKPNPVVTGLNADFARQAPALHRFFEALTVPDEAIGATLGWLENEKAEADDAALYFLRQYGDVWKKWVPADVAQRVQAAL from the coding sequence ATGCACGCCCCGCGTTTTGTCCGCGTGGCGCTGGCCGCCCTGGCCAGCGTCGCCGCCCTGACCTGCGCCCCTTCGGCCAGCGCTTGTGAAATCGACCGGCCGGTGCGCTTCAGCGGCCTGAACTGGGAGTCCAACCTGGTCATGGTCGGCATCCAGCGCTTCATCCTCGAAAAGGGCTATGGCTGCAAGACCGCGATGGAAATCGGCGAGACCCTGCCCATGCTGGCGGCGCTGCAGCGCGGCGATGTCGACGTCACGCCGGAAGTCTGGCCGGGACAGATCGAAGGCGCCTGGAAAAAAGCCCTGGCTTCGGGCAAGGTGCTGGGCGTCGGCCATGTGTTCACGGCGGGCGAAGGCTGGTACGTGCCGCGCTATACCGTCGAACGCCACCCCGACCTCAGGCAGGCCGCCGATCTGCAACGCTACAAGAGCACCTTCACCGATCCGGAAGATCCCGCCAAGGGCCGCATCTACGGATGCCCGGCGGGCTGGGCCTGCGGCACGCTGAACGAGAACCTGCTCAAGGCGCTGCAGCTGGAGCACGACTACAACCTGTTCGCGCCGGGCTCGGGCGCCGCGCAGAAGGCCGCCATCATGTCGGCCTACAAGCGCAAGCGCGATATCGTCTTCTACTACTGGACGCCCACAGCGCTGGTCGGCGCCCTGGACCTGGTCAAGCTGCAATTGCCGGCGTTCGACCAGGCCGCCTACACCTGCATGACCGATCCCAGGTGCGCCAAGCCCGTGCCCACCGAGTTCAAGCCCAATCCGGTGGTCACCGGCCTGAACGCCGATTTCGCCCGCCAGGCGCCCGCCCTGCACCGCTTCTTCGAGGCCTTGACCGTCCCCGACGAGGCCATCGGCGCCACGCTGGGCTGGCTGGAAAACGAGAAGGCCGAAGCCGACGATGCCGCGCTGTACTTCCTGCGACAATACGGCGACGTCTGGAAAAAATGGGTGCCCGCCGATGTCGCGCAGCGCGTCCAGGCGGCGCTGTAG
- a CDS encoding branched-chain amino acid aminotransferase, translating into MEALYWYDGQWLTENPKLLGPSDHAFWMASMVFDGARAFAGLTPDLDLHCQRVVRSAEKMLMKPALPWQRIQELCLEAVARFPAGSELYIKPMFFCADGFLLPDAEQTQFVLHVFKVPLPGEQGFSACFSSFARSWPNMVPTDAKASCLYPNGQRAIREANLKGFDNAIMLDGAGHVAEFATSNLWIARNGRIATPVDNGTFLNGITRQRVLALLRADGVTVDERALTRADVEEADEVFSTGNYGKVVHVNRVEARSLSYGPLARHAYRLYMDYAAGGR; encoded by the coding sequence ATGGAAGCCCTTTACTGGTACGACGGCCAATGGCTGACCGAGAATCCCAAGCTGCTCGGCCCGTCCGACCACGCATTCTGGATGGCCAGCATGGTGTTCGACGGCGCGCGCGCCTTCGCCGGCCTGACGCCCGACCTCGACCTGCATTGCCAGCGCGTGGTGCGCTCGGCTGAGAAGATGCTGATGAAACCGGCGCTGCCGTGGCAACGCATCCAGGAACTATGCCTGGAAGCGGTGGCCAGGTTCCCCGCCGGCAGCGAGCTCTACATCAAGCCGATGTTCTTCTGCGCCGACGGCTTCCTGCTGCCCGACGCCGAGCAGACGCAGTTCGTGCTGCACGTATTCAAGGTGCCCCTGCCCGGCGAACAAGGCTTCTCGGCCTGCTTCTCCAGCTTCGCGCGTTCCTGGCCCAACATGGTGCCCACCGACGCCAAGGCGTCGTGCCTGTACCCCAATGGCCAGCGCGCCATCCGCGAGGCCAACCTCAAGGGCTTCGACAACGCCATCATGCTCGACGGCGCGGGCCATGTCGCGGAATTCGCCACCAGCAACCTGTGGATCGCGCGCAACGGCCGGATCGCCACGCCGGTCGACAACGGCACGTTCCTCAACGGCATTACGCGCCAGCGCGTGCTGGCGCTGCTGCGCGCCGATGGGGTGACCGTGGACGAGCGCGCCCTGACCCGCGCCGACGTCGAAGAAGCGGACGAGGTGTTTTCTACCGGCAACTACGGCAAGGTCGTGCACGTCAACCGGGTGGAAGCGCGCAGCCTGTCGTACGGGCCGCTGGCGCGGCACGCCTACCGGCTGTACATGGACTACGCGGCGGGCGGGCGCTGA
- a CDS encoding ABC transporter permease subunit: MNRFLLIAFIVVLAGLPLLSATPEFWITQLNYIGLAAMVALGLVLLTGVGGLTSFGQAAFVGLGAYTTALLTTQYDISPWLALPVGLLVTAVVAFLLGLITLRLSGHYLPLGTIAWGLSLYYLFGNLDWLGKHDGIAGIEPISLFGWSLASGRHIYYLIWVFVLLALWATRNLLDSRPGRAIRALKSGAGMAESMGVNTGIYKIVIFVWAALLACLSGWLYAHMQRAVSPSPFGLNYGIEYLFMAVVGGAGHVWGALLGSAVILGIKDQLQNILPKLIDTNANFELIFFGVLMILVLQYASNGLWPILSGWWERVTGAAGSRRNMAPPPQAPALPHRARPQAGELVLEVDSIRKEFGGLVAVNDITFKVRAGEIMGLIGPNGAGKSTTFNLISGVLPATRGQVRFLGDRIDGRSAREIAKRGVGRTFQHVQLLPTMLVLENVALGAHMRSDVGVLSGALHSERAREAQLLHEAAQQLQRVGLGDYLYEQAGNLALGQQRILEIARALACDPVLLMLDEPSLGLAPRIVREIFHIIARLRETGVAILLVEQNARAALQVADYGYVLETGEIVLHGPARELAGNPRVIESYLGLGKGAQD; this comes from the coding sequence ATGAACCGCTTCCTGCTTATCGCATTCATCGTCGTGCTGGCCGGCCTGCCGCTGCTGTCGGCCACGCCCGAATTCTGGATCACGCAACTCAACTACATCGGCCTGGCCGCCATGGTGGCGCTGGGGCTGGTGCTGCTGACCGGCGTGGGCGGCCTGACCTCGTTCGGCCAGGCGGCCTTCGTGGGCCTGGGCGCCTACACCACGGCACTGCTCACCACGCAATACGACATCTCGCCGTGGCTGGCGCTGCCGGTGGGCCTGCTGGTGACGGCCGTGGTGGCGTTCCTGCTGGGGCTGATCACGCTGCGGCTGTCGGGGCATTATCTGCCGCTGGGCACCATCGCCTGGGGGCTCTCGCTGTATTACCTGTTCGGCAACCTGGACTGGCTCGGCAAGCATGACGGCATCGCCGGCATCGAGCCCATCAGCCTGTTCGGCTGGTCGCTGGCCAGCGGACGCCATATTTACTACCTGATCTGGGTGTTCGTGCTGCTGGCGCTGTGGGCGACGCGCAACCTGCTCGATTCGCGTCCGGGCCGCGCCATCCGCGCCCTGAAGAGCGGCGCCGGCATGGCCGAGTCGATGGGGGTCAATACCGGCATCTACAAAATCGTCATCTTCGTGTGGGCGGCGCTGCTGGCCTGCCTGTCGGGCTGGCTGTATGCCCATATGCAGCGCGCGGTCAGCCCCAGTCCGTTCGGCCTGAACTACGGCATCGAATACCTCTTCATGGCCGTGGTCGGCGGCGCCGGCCATGTCTGGGGGGCGCTGCTGGGCTCGGCGGTCATCCTGGGAATCAAGGACCAGCTGCAGAACATCCTGCCCAAGCTGATCGATACCAACGCCAACTTCGAACTGATCTTCTTCGGCGTGCTGATGATCCTGGTGCTGCAGTACGCCAGCAATGGCCTGTGGCCCATTCTGTCGGGCTGGTGGGAGCGCGTCACCGGCGCGGCCGGCTCGCGGCGCAACATGGCGCCGCCGCCGCAAGCGCCGGCGCTGCCGCACCGCGCCCGGCCGCAGGCCGGCGAGCTGGTGCTGGAAGTCGACAGCATCCGCAAGGAGTTCGGCGGCCTGGTGGCGGTCAACGACATTACGTTCAAGGTGCGCGCCGGCGAAATCATGGGCCTGATCGGCCCCAACGGCGCCGGCAAGAGCACGACCTTCAACCTGATCAGCGGCGTGCTGCCGGCCACGCGCGGCCAGGTGCGCTTCCTGGGCGATCGCATCGACGGCCGCTCGGCGCGCGAGATCGCCAAGCGCGGCGTGGGCCGCACCTTCCAGCACGTGCAGCTGCTGCCGACCATGTTGGTGCTGGAAAACGTGGCCCTGGGGGCGCACATGCGTTCGGACGTGGGCGTGCTGTCGGGCGCCTTGCACAGCGAGCGCGCCCGCGAGGCCCAGCTGCTGCACGAAGCCGCGCAGCAGCTGCAGCGCGTCGGGCTGGGCGACTATCTGTACGAGCAGGCGGGCAACCTGGCGCTGGGCCAGCAACGCATCCTGGAAATCGCCCGCGCGCTGGCGTGCGATCCGGTGCTGCTGATGCTCGACGAGCCCAGCCTCGGGCTGGCGCCGCGCATCGTGCGCGAGATTTTCCATATCATCGCCCGGCTGCGCGAAACCGGCGTGGCGATCCTGCTGGTCGAGCAGAACGCCCGCGCCGCCTTGCAGGTTGCCGATTACGGCTACGTGCTGGAAACCGGTGAAATCGTGCTGCACGGCCCGGCGCGCGAACTGGCCGGCAATCCGCGCGTCATCGAGAGCTACCTGGGCCTGGGCAAGGGCGCCCAGGACTGA
- a CDS encoding branched-chain amino acid ABC transporter permease: MDSSIALILLQDGVVNGAIYALLGMALVLVFAVTRVIFIPQGEFVAFGALTLAMLVDGRVPGTAYLLPLLGGVCLLLELVRALRTGAWGAMPKVLAGCVALLWLTDSYAAQGTSLWLNMLLTLALVIPMGPMVYRIVYQPLAEATALVLLIVSVAVHFALMGLALVFFGAEGWRTPAFVSGQVDLGFSTWSAQSLFVVATCALLIVALWLFFGKTLYGRALRATAVNRRGARLVGISTTMSGSLTFTLAVSIGAMSGMLIAPITTVYYDTGFLIGLKGFVGAIIGGLVSYPVAAAGALLVGILEAFSSFWASSYKEVIVFTLIIPVLVWRSFSSRHVDEEE, translated from the coding sequence ATGGACTCTTCAATTGCGCTGATCCTGCTGCAAGACGGTGTGGTCAACGGCGCCATTTATGCCCTGCTGGGCATGGCGCTGGTACTGGTCTTCGCCGTCACGCGGGTCATTTTCATTCCGCAGGGCGAGTTCGTCGCCTTCGGCGCCCTGACACTGGCCATGCTGGTCGACGGCCGCGTGCCGGGCACCGCCTACCTGCTGCCCCTGCTGGGCGGCGTGTGCCTGCTGCTGGAGCTGGTGCGCGCGCTGCGCACCGGCGCGTGGGGCGCCATGCCCAAGGTGCTGGCCGGCTGCGTGGCGCTGCTGTGGTTGACCGACAGCTATGCGGCGCAGGGCACCTCGCTGTGGCTGAACATGCTGCTGACCCTGGCCCTGGTGATCCCGATGGGGCCGATGGTCTACCGCATCGTCTACCAGCCGCTGGCCGAGGCCACGGCGCTGGTGTTGCTGATCGTGTCGGTCGCCGTGCACTTCGCGTTGATGGGGCTGGCGCTGGTGTTCTTCGGCGCCGAAGGCTGGCGTACGCCGGCATTCGTCAGCGGGCAGGTCGATCTCGGGTTCTCGACCTGGTCGGCGCAAAGCCTGTTCGTGGTGGCCACCTGCGCGCTGCTGATCGTGGCGCTGTGGCTGTTCTTCGGCAAGACGCTGTACGGTCGCGCGCTGCGGGCCACTGCCGTGAACCGGCGCGGCGCGCGCCTGGTGGGCATCAGCACCACCATGTCGGGCAGCCTGACGTTCACCCTGGCGGTGTCCATCGGCGCCATGTCGGGCATGCTGATCGCGCCCATCACCACCGTGTATTACGACACCGGCTTCCTGATCGGCCTGAAGGGCTTCGTGGGCGCCATCATCGGCGGCCTGGTGAGCTACCCGGTGGCCGCGGCCGGCGCCCTGCTGGTCGGCATCCTGGAGGCCTTCTCGTCGTTCTGGGCCAGCTCGTACAAAGAAGTCATCGTGTTCACCCTGATTATCCCGGTTCTGGTCTGGCGTTCGTTCAGCAGCCGTCATGTGGACGAAGAGGAATAA
- a CDS encoding ABC transporter substrate-binding protein has translation MRKHFGLSAVAAAVALSLPLIASAQVKVGVTIAATGPAASLGIPERNTVALLPKEVDGTKIEWIVLDDATDTTQAVKNSRKLASEDKVDVLVGTSITPGSLAMVDVAAEAKVPMISVAASAKIVEPVDDKRRWVFKTPQNDALMASALADAMVKAKIKTLGFIGFADAYGDGWLAVMQAAAKAKGIEITAVEKYGRTDTSVTGQVLKLVGAKPDAILIAGAGTPSALPQKELRARNYGGVIYQTHGVANNDVLRVCGKDCDGMLLPAGPLLVAAQLPDSNPVKQSALAYTQAYEKTHGAGSTNTFGGHMWDAGQLIVAALPTALKSGAKPGTPEFRAAMRDALEGIKNLPASQGVFNMSATDHAGFDERSRVMVKVEGGKWVYQPDL, from the coding sequence ATGCGCAAGCATTTCGGCTTGTCCGCGGTCGCGGCCGCTGTTGCCCTCAGCCTGCCGCTGATCGCCAGCGCCCAGGTCAAGGTCGGCGTGACGATCGCCGCCACCGGTCCGGCCGCCTCGCTCGGCATCCCCGAGCGCAATACGGTGGCCCTGCTGCCCAAGGAAGTCGACGGCACCAAGATCGAATGGATCGTGCTCGACGACGCCACCGATACGACGCAAGCCGTGAAGAACTCGCGCAAGCTGGCTTCGGAAGACAAGGTCGACGTGCTGGTCGGCACCTCGATCACCCCGGGCTCGCTGGCCATGGTGGACGTGGCCGCCGAAGCCAAGGTGCCGATGATCAGCGTGGCCGCCAGCGCCAAGATCGTCGAGCCGGTGGACGACAAGCGCCGCTGGGTCTTCAAGACGCCGCAGAACGACGCCCTGATGGCCAGCGCTCTGGCCGACGCCATGGTCAAGGCCAAGATCAAGACCCTGGGCTTCATCGGCTTCGCCGACGCCTACGGCGACGGCTGGCTGGCCGTGATGCAGGCCGCGGCCAAGGCCAAGGGCATCGAGATCACCGCCGTCGAGAAGTACGGCCGTACCGATACCAGCGTGACCGGCCAGGTGCTCAAGCTGGTGGGCGCCAAGCCCGACGCGATCCTGATCGCCGGCGCGGGCACGCCGTCGGCCCTGCCCCAGAAGGAGCTGCGCGCGCGCAACTACGGCGGCGTGATCTACCAGACCCACGGCGTCGCCAACAATGACGTGCTGCGCGTGTGCGGCAAGGATTGCGACGGCATGCTGCTGCCGGCCGGCCCGCTGCTGGTCGCCGCGCAACTGCCCGACAGCAACCCGGTCAAGCAATCGGCGCTGGCCTACACCCAGGCCTATGAAAAGACGCATGGCGCCGGCTCGACCAACACCTTCGGCGGCCATATGTGGGATGCCGGCCAGCTGATCGTGGCCGCGCTGCCGACGGCCCTGAAGTCGGGCGCCAAGCCGGGCACGCCGGAGTTCCGCGCGGCCATGCGCGACGCCCTCGAAGGCATCAAGAACCTGCCCGCTTCGCAGGGCGTGTTCAACATGAGCGCCACGGACCACGCCGGCTTCGACGAACGCTCGCGGGTGATGGTCAAGGTCGAAGGCGGCAAGTGGGTTTACCAGCCCGACCTGTAA
- a CDS encoding biotin transporter BioY: MTTKDTVLAALFAALIVVLSLMPPIPLPAIPVPVTLQTLGAMLAGAMLGPLRGALACLLYLVLAAIGLPVLPGGRGGLGVFFGPTGGFLVGMVAGACVTGWLARRLALRAAGTWRGLAGYVAACVLGGIVVVYAVGVPWLAGVTQMGMAKAWAAVAVFLPGDLAKAAVAAWVASRVERVWPVLGR; the protein is encoded by the coding sequence ATGACGACCAAGGATACGGTTCTGGCGGCGCTGTTCGCGGCGCTGATCGTGGTGTTGAGCCTGATGCCGCCGATTCCGCTGCCCGCGATTCCCGTGCCGGTGACGCTGCAGACGCTGGGAGCCATGCTGGCCGGCGCCATGCTGGGCCCGTTGCGCGGCGCGCTGGCTTGCCTGCTGTACCTGGTGCTGGCGGCCATCGGCCTGCCGGTGCTGCCGGGCGGACGCGGCGGCCTGGGCGTGTTCTTCGGTCCGACCGGCGGGTTCCTGGTGGGCATGGTGGCCGGCGCCTGCGTCACCGGCTGGCTGGCGCGCCGCCTGGCCCTGCGCGCGGCCGGTACGTGGCGCGGCCTGGCCGGCTACGTGGCGGCCTGCGTGCTGGGCGGCATCGTGGTGGTCTATGCCGTCGGCGTCCCCTGGCTGGCCGGCGTCACGCAGATGGGCATGGCCAAGGCCTGGGCGGCCGTGGCGGTATTCCTGCCCGGCGACCTGGCCAAGGCGGCGGTGGCGGCCTGGGTGGCGTCGCGGGTCGAGCGCGTATGGCCGGTGCTGGGACGCTGA
- a CDS encoding energy-coupling factor transporter transmembrane component T family protein, whose translation MIEPLYVAGASFLHRLPAGLKLAALALAGVGLFLLSDWRALAAVLAGAALLVWRSGVGAAAWWRQTRGLALIVLAVGLFTGLMQGWPHAAVVVLRVAALIGLAMAVTLTTPVPALIDACERALRPAERLGLLNAAQVALALALALALRFIPEIWRNYQEIREAQAARGLGAHPLALLVPLVVRTLKRAEEVAQAIDARG comes from the coding sequence ATGATCGAGCCCCTGTACGTCGCCGGCGCCAGTTTCCTGCACCGCCTGCCGGCCGGGCTGAAGCTGGCGGCGTTGGCGCTGGCGGGGGTAGGGTTGTTCCTGCTGTCCGACTGGCGCGCGCTGGCGGCGGTGTTGGCCGGCGCCGCGCTGCTGGTCTGGCGCAGCGGCGTCGGCGCGGCCGCCTGGTGGCGGCAGACCCGCGGTCTGGCGTTGATCGTGCTCGCGGTCGGCCTGTTCACCGGCCTGATGCAGGGCTGGCCGCACGCCGCCGTGGTGGTACTGCGGGTGGCGGCGCTGATCGGCCTGGCCATGGCCGTGACGCTGACCACGCCGGTGCCGGCCCTCATCGACGCGTGCGAGCGCGCGCTGCGGCCGGCCGAACGGCTGGGCCTGCTCAATGCCGCGCAGGTGGCGCTGGCCCTGGCCCTGGCGCTGGCCTTGCGCTTCATCCCCGAAATCTGGCGCAATTATCAGGAAATCCGGGAGGCCCAGGCCGCGCGCGGCCTGGGCGCCCATCCGCTGGCGTTGCTCGTGCCCTTGGTGGTGCGTACGCTGAAACGTGCCGAGGAAGTGGCACAGGCGATCGACGCGCGCGGTTGA
- a CDS encoding energy-coupling factor ABC transporter ATP-binding protein, which translates to MLIEFDQAVVATPQAQVLHGVSLRLSERRVGVIGPNGAGKSTLARLVNGLALPSSGRVLVDGLDTRNQVKDVRRRVGFVFQNPENQIVFPIVREDLAFGLKKQGLAPAERDARIAAALERLGVGHLAERTSHTLSGGERQLVAMASVLVMAPQLVVFDEPTTQLDLRNRNRVAEAIAALPQQAIVVSHDLDLLAGYDRVLAVVDGRIAADGEPAAVLGWYREHCA; encoded by the coding sequence ATGTTAATCGAGTTTGACCAGGCGGTCGTCGCCACGCCCCAGGCACAGGTCCTGCATGGCGTGAGCCTGCGCCTGTCCGAACGCCGCGTGGGGGTGATCGGCCCCAATGGCGCGGGCAAGAGCACGCTGGCGCGGCTGGTCAACGGCCTGGCCCTGCCGTCCTCCGGGCGGGTGCTGGTCGACGGCCTGGATACGCGCAACCAGGTCAAGGACGTGCGTCGCCGGGTCGGTTTCGTATTCCAGAATCCAGAGAACCAGATTGTCTTTCCCATCGTGCGCGAGGACCTGGCATTCGGCCTGAAGAAGCAGGGCCTGGCGCCGGCCGAGCGCGACGCGCGCATCGCCGCCGCGCTCGAACGGCTGGGCGTGGGCCACCTGGCCGAACGCACCAGCCACACCCTGTCCGGCGGCGAGCGCCAATTGGTCGCCATGGCGTCCGTGTTGGTGATGGCGCCGCAACTGGTGGTGTTCGACGAACCCACGACGCAGCTGGACCTGCGCAACCGCAACCGGGTGGCCGAGGCCATCGCCGCGTTGCCGCAGCAGGCCATCGTGGTCAGCCACGACCTCGACCTGCTGGCCGGCTACGACCGGGTGCTGGCGGTGGTCGACGGGCGTATCGCCGCCGACGGCGAGCCGGCGGCGGTGCTGGGCTGGTATCGCGAGCATTGCGCATGA
- the msrB gene encoding peptide-methionine (R)-S-oxide reductase MsrB codes for MEKIRKTDAEWRTQLAPEEYAVARQKGTERAFSGRYWDTSTPGIYRCIGCGTPLFASDTKFDAGCGWPSYFEPLAPERVREELDTSHGMVRTEVLCNICDAHLGHVFPDGPEPTGLRYCINSLSLKFEPLEDE; via the coding sequence ATGGAAAAAATTCGCAAAACCGACGCCGAATGGCGCACCCAACTTGCCCCGGAAGAATACGCGGTCGCGCGGCAGAAAGGCACCGAGCGCGCCTTCAGCGGCCGATACTGGGATACCTCCACGCCCGGCATATACCGCTGCATCGGCTGTGGCACGCCGCTGTTCGCATCCGACACCAAATTCGATGCCGGCTGCGGCTGGCCCAGCTACTTCGAGCCGCTGGCGCCCGAACGCGTGCGCGAGGAGCTCGACACCAGCCATGGCATGGTGCGCACCGAGGTGCTGTGCAATATCTGCGACGCGCATCTTGGCCATGTTTTCCCGGACGGCCCCGAGCCGACCGGGCTGCGCTATTGCATCAATTCGCTGTCCCTGAAATTCGAACCGCTCGAGGACGAATGA
- a CDS encoding septation protein A produces MKKFLFDLFPLILFFVAYRYADIYAATAVAITASIAQILWLRLTGKAIEGMHWINLSVIVIFGGATLWLHSDVFIKWKPTVLYWLFGGALLGARYLFGRNLVRRLLGKQIALPDPVWERLNLSWALFFVAAGAVNLYVAFSGHFTESQWVNFKVFGLMGLLVAFVIAQSLWLGKHLQASDTPDQDRNED; encoded by the coding sequence ATGAAGAAGTTCCTGTTTGACCTGTTTCCGCTGATACTGTTTTTCGTTGCCTATCGGTACGCCGATATTTATGCGGCCACGGCCGTCGCGATTACCGCGTCCATCGCCCAGATACTCTGGCTGCGCCTCACCGGCAAGGCCATCGAGGGCATGCACTGGATAAACCTGTCGGTCATCGTGATTTTCGGCGGCGCCACCCTGTGGCTGCACAGCGACGTCTTCATCAAGTGGAAGCCCACCGTGCTGTACTGGCTGTTCGGCGGCGCGCTGCTGGGCGCGCGGTACCTGTTCGGGCGCAACCTGGTCCGCCGCCTGCTGGGCAAGCAGATCGCGTTGCCCGATCCGGTCTGGGAGCGCCTCAACCTGAGCTGGGCGCTGTTCTTCGTGGCGGCCGGCGCGGTCAACCTGTATGTGGCCTTCTCCGGCCATTTCACCGAATCCCAATGGGTCAATTTCAAGGTCTTCGGCCTGATGGGCCTGCTGGTCGCTTTCGTCATCGCCCAGTCGCTGTGGCTGGGCAAGCATCTGCAGGCGTCGGACACGCCCGATCAAGATCGAAACGAAGACTGA